A single genomic interval of Microbulbifer variabilis harbors:
- a CDS encoding UDP-N-acetylmuramoyl-tripeptide--D-alanyl-D-alanine ligase: protein MIGSLSLKQLQERFGGELINGSVEFSEVCTDTRKLNPQALFVALVGDNFDAHDFVGELDGQALGLVVDREVRGCSLPQWRVKDTTVALGQIGLLCREKFSGPVIAITGSCGKTTVKEMLSAIFSQRHTPCVTAGNLNNQYGLPITLFGLSEEHDVLILEMGANGPDDIAYLCSIGKPQVSAVNNVMPAHVEGFGSIDAIAKAKGQIYTGLDVGGTAIINADDNYADYWRGRMPEGVRTLEVGLASQCEIFAENIVLNNSGCAGFDLVIEGLSYPLQLQLLGEHNVHNALVAAACAFAAGISAKEIVQGLSSLRGVSGRLQEQRGICGATVIDDSYNANPGSVGAAIELLAQRQGKRILVLGDMAELGPDAEGMHRDVGDLARERGLDALFTLGPLGTAASLAFSHGGKEPLQNYREREPLIAALTHELDNNTTVLVKGSRSARMELVAQALLGNSRGES, encoded by the coding sequence GTGATTGGGTCGTTATCTCTTAAGCAACTGCAAGAGCGCTTCGGTGGTGAGTTGATCAATGGCTCGGTCGAATTTTCTGAAGTGTGCACAGATACTCGTAAATTAAACCCCCAAGCATTGTTTGTTGCATTGGTTGGTGACAATTTCGATGCTCATGATTTTGTCGGAGAGCTTGATGGTCAGGCACTTGGCTTAGTTGTTGATCGGGAGGTTCGGGGTTGCAGCCTGCCTCAGTGGCGGGTGAAAGATACTACCGTAGCACTCGGACAAATTGGTCTGCTGTGTCGTGAGAAATTCTCTGGTCCAGTAATTGCGATTACTGGTTCCTGTGGCAAGACCACGGTTAAGGAAATGCTATCGGCGATTTTTTCCCAACGCCACACACCTTGTGTGACTGCAGGCAACCTAAACAACCAGTACGGTCTGCCGATAACCCTTTTCGGCCTCAGCGAAGAGCACGATGTACTGATTTTGGAGATGGGGGCGAATGGACCTGACGATATTGCTTATCTGTGTAGTATCGGCAAGCCACAAGTGAGTGCCGTCAATAATGTTATGCCCGCTCATGTTGAAGGGTTTGGTTCTATTGACGCCATCGCCAAAGCCAAAGGTCAAATTTATACAGGGTTGGATGTCGGTGGAACCGCAATTATCAATGCCGATGATAATTACGCAGACTATTGGCGCGGGCGAATGCCCGAAGGTGTGCGTACTTTAGAGGTGGGGCTTGCCAGCCAGTGTGAAATCTTTGCGGAAAATATTGTCCTGAATAATAGTGGTTGTGCCGGATTTGACCTAGTGATTGAAGGGCTTAGCTACCCGTTGCAGCTTCAGCTACTTGGAGAGCACAACGTGCACAACGCTCTAGTAGCGGCAGCCTGTGCTTTTGCTGCGGGGATATCGGCAAAAGAAATTGTTCAGGGGCTATCAAGCCTGAGAGGTGTCAGCGGCCGCTTGCAGGAGCAGCGCGGTATTTGTGGAGCCACAGTTATCGACGATAGTTATAACGCGAATCCGGGTTCTGTAGGTGCGGCTATTGAGCTATTGGCACAACGACAAGGAAAACGAATCCTGGTGCTTGGGGACATGGCGGAGTTGGGGCCAGATGCTGAGGGCATGCATCGCGACGTGGGTGATCTGGCGAGAGAGCGAGGGCTTGATGCGCTGTTTACCCTGGGACCATTAGGCACTGCAGCCAGCTTGGCATTTAGCCATGGGGGTAAAGAGCCCCTGCAGAATTACCGGGAGCGGGAGCCGTTGATCGCGGCTCTGACCCATGAATTAGATAACAACACCACTGTTTTGGTGAAGGGTTCTCGTAGTGCCCGTATGGAACTGGTCGCTCAGGCCCTGCTTGGCAACAGCAGAGGGGAGTCGTAA
- a CDS encoding YraN family protein, with protein sequence MKLFKGSAGSIGAHMEGAAARYLQRAGLTLIERNYRSRHGEIDLIARESDTVVFVEVRFRRNNRFGGAGASVDIRKQQKLLATAHGYLQQHKLDCPCRFDVLAIEGDAQNIQWIKNAFEA encoded by the coding sequence GTGAAACTTTTTAAAGGCTCCGCAGGCAGTATCGGCGCCCACATGGAGGGCGCCGCGGCACGCTATTTACAGCGTGCCGGACTCACCCTGATCGAACGAAATTACCGAAGTCGCCACGGAGAGATAGACCTTATCGCCCGTGAAAGCGATACTGTAGTGTTTGTGGAGGTGCGCTTCCGCCGCAACAACCGTTTCGGCGGGGCCGGAGCCAGTGTGGATATTCGCAAGCAACAGAAACTGCTCGCCACTGCTCACGGCTATTTGCAACAACACAAACTGGACTGTCCCTGCCGCTTCGATGTCCTTGCTATAGAGGGCGATGCGCAAAACATTCAGTGGATTAAAAACGCCTTCGAAGCTTGA
- the rsmI gene encoding 16S rRNA (cytidine(1402)-2'-O)-methyltransferase produces MGPDQALLYIVATPIGNLADMVPRAIEVLQCADLVAAEDTRHSQRLFSHFNIDTPLMAYHDHSDDKRTGQILHRLEQGQTVALISDAGTPLISDPGYRLVREARERGVRVVPIPGACAFVAALSAAGLPSDRFSFEGFLPAKSGPRERALQELASDSRTLVFYEAPHRVADTLQAMAEIFGAEREAVIAREVSKAFETFQLMPLGELVNWVRSDSNQQRGEIVLLVRGAERRHDSELDGEAQRVMTLLLAELPPKKAAAIAAEITGVKKKALYNWSLEQK; encoded by the coding sequence ATGGGGCCGGATCAGGCGCTGCTATATATTGTTGCTACGCCCATCGGTAATTTGGCCGATATGGTACCGCGAGCGATTGAAGTTCTACAATGCGCCGATCTGGTTGCGGCAGAGGACACACGTCACAGTCAGAGACTCTTTTCCCATTTCAATATCGATACGCCGCTAATGGCCTATCACGATCATTCTGATGACAAGCGTACGGGACAGATACTACATCGCCTGGAGCAAGGGCAAACGGTGGCGCTGATCTCCGATGCCGGTACCCCACTAATCTCTGACCCCGGCTATCGTCTGGTGCGCGAGGCGCGTGAGCGGGGCGTTCGTGTAGTGCCGATTCCCGGCGCCTGTGCCTTTGTCGCCGCACTGAGTGCTGCCGGCTTACCCAGTGACCGATTTAGCTTTGAGGGTTTTCTACCCGCTAAATCCGGCCCCCGTGAGCGAGCATTACAGGAGTTGGCATCAGACAGTCGCACTCTGGTTTTCTATGAGGCGCCCCACCGGGTCGCAGATACCTTGCAAGCGATGGCAGAGATTTTTGGCGCTGAGCGCGAAGCGGTCATAGCGCGGGAGGTGAGCAAGGCCTTCGAGACATTCCAGTTGATGCCTTTGGGTGAGTTGGTAAATTGGGTGCGTTCCGACAGTAATCAGCAGCGAGGAGAGATTGTATTGTTGGTACGTGGTGCTGAGCGTCGCCACGACAGCGAGCTGGATGGAGAGGCGCAGCGAGTGATGACTCTGTTGCTGGCCGAGTTACCACCGAAAAAGGCCGCCGCTATTGCTGCGGAGATTACCGGTGTTAAAAAGAAGGCTCTGTATAACTGGAGCCTGGAGCAGAAATAA
- a CDS encoding penicillin-binding protein activator, which translates to MFASSRRTSTVITSVAAAALTLALAACQTPASRPGGYQPSYPANHQVSRSDALRLLRRADTLTAPARDQQRLQAAAILYELGDKETAKDAVTQIIPEQLNDTLFASYAQVYGHLLVDNDDFFEALDLATSTRLDSVWRQLPRDTALPLRNLRADLWGLLGDLDSAISERREISYLAQSDESITENNNGFWQLLTQLPSSELQQRANSSSDTQMRGWYQLALLGRDTQADISSQLTALSRWRERWPAHSANSHPPEALQLLERLAAQRADNIALLLPISGSLGSAGRAIRDGFMAAHYTALKAGAATPRVLVYDTGTEQPFEEIYQNAVDAGAQFIVGPLDKSKVANLLATEKLPVPTLALNYGDRGRLTGDLVQFGLAVEDEARQIARHAYRQGHRQAMVLSTNSSWGQRGAETFVEEWQQLGGSVSINETFTNNSKFSDLVSDVLLIPDSKARKKALQGRLSAPLEFTPRRRGDVDMIFVTALPQQARQLNPMLTYFYAGDLPVYATSHVFAGQANPNRDRDINGVRFTALPWLFEDSETKRNIEEQVAPQAAFARLYALGADAFRLYPRLPMLRQFPEQKVHGLTGALSLSTDGRIVREQMWAQIEKGVPVPITTIEPPIPARQPSLQADNSETF; encoded by the coding sequence ATGTTCGCCTCTTCCCGGCGTACCTCTACTGTGATCACCAGCGTGGCAGCCGCCGCCCTGACACTGGCCTTAGCTGCCTGCCAGACTCCAGCCTCACGGCCTGGGGGCTACCAGCCCTCCTATCCGGCAAACCACCAAGTCAGCCGCAGTGATGCCCTGCGGCTGCTGCGCCGCGCAGATACCCTGACGGCACCCGCTAGGGACCAACAGCGTCTGCAAGCGGCGGCTATTCTATACGAGCTGGGCGACAAAGAGACGGCCAAAGACGCAGTAACCCAAATAATTCCCGAGCAGCTCAACGACACTCTGTTTGCCAGCTACGCCCAGGTTTACGGCCATCTACTGGTTGATAATGACGATTTCTTCGAGGCTTTAGACCTAGCAACCTCAACGCGCCTCGACAGCGTCTGGAGGCAACTACCCCGCGATACCGCCCTGCCACTGCGAAACCTGCGTGCCGACCTATGGGGGCTTTTGGGAGACTTGGATAGCGCTATATCTGAGCGCCGCGAGATTTCCTACCTGGCCCAATCTGATGAAAGCATCACCGAGAACAACAACGGTTTCTGGCAGCTGTTAACCCAGCTGCCCTCCAGCGAACTTCAGCAGCGCGCTAACAGTAGCAGCGATACCCAGATGCGCGGCTGGTATCAGCTCGCCCTGCTGGGGCGCGATACCCAGGCCGATATCAGCTCTCAACTCACCGCACTGAGCCGCTGGCGGGAGCGCTGGCCGGCACACAGTGCCAATTCCCACCCACCCGAGGCACTGCAACTACTGGAACGCCTAGCTGCGCAGCGGGCAGATAATATTGCCTTATTACTGCCTATCAGTGGCTCACTGGGCAGTGCCGGCCGCGCGATTCGCGATGGTTTTATGGCCGCCCACTACACCGCCTTAAAAGCTGGTGCAGCAACGCCTCGGGTATTGGTGTACGACACCGGTACCGAGCAACCTTTCGAGGAAATTTATCAAAATGCTGTAGACGCGGGAGCGCAGTTTATTGTCGGCCCACTCGATAAAAGTAAGGTCGCTAATTTACTGGCCACTGAAAAGTTACCCGTCCCCACACTCGCACTGAACTATGGTGACAGGGGCCGACTTACTGGCGACCTGGTCCAATTTGGACTGGCAGTTGAGGATGAAGCTCGCCAGATTGCTCGTCACGCCTATCGCCAGGGACATCGCCAAGCGATGGTTTTGAGCACCAATAGCAGCTGGGGACAGCGTGGTGCCGAAACGTTCGTGGAGGAATGGCAGCAACTCGGCGGCTCCGTAAGCATCAATGAAACCTTCACTAATAACAGCAAATTTTCTGACCTGGTCAGCGATGTCCTACTCATTCCCGACAGTAAGGCACGCAAGAAGGCACTCCAGGGACGCCTGTCGGCGCCACTGGAGTTCACCCCTCGCCGGCGCGGTGATGTCGACATGATCTTTGTTACCGCCCTGCCACAGCAGGCACGACAGCTCAACCCCATGTTGACCTACTTCTATGCTGGAGACCTGCCGGTTTATGCGACCTCACATGTTTTTGCCGGCCAGGCTAACCCAAATCGCGATCGAGATATCAATGGCGTACGCTTTACCGCACTGCCCTGGCTGTTTGAAGACAGTGAAACCAAACGGAATATCGAAGAGCAGGTAGCCCCGCAGGCAGCATTCGCCCGCCTTTACGCTCTGGGCGCAGATGCTTTCCGCCTCTACCCGCGTCTGCCAATGTTGCGCCAGTTCCCAGAGCAAAAAGTACACGGCCTCACCGGTGCACTGAGCCTAAGCACCGACGGGCGCATAGTGCGCGAGCAGATGTGGGCTCAAATTGAAAAAGGTGTACCGGTACCGATTACAACCATAGAACCCCCGATACCAGCGCGACAACCCAGCCTGCAAGCGGATAATAGTGAAACTTTTTAA
- the mraZ gene encoding division/cell wall cluster transcriptional repressor MraZ, protein MYLGSHAINMDAKGRLAIPAKVRDRLLEECAGSLVITAHTEERCLLVYPAPQWQQILPKVEALPSFNKVARRAQRLLIGYACELQVDGNGRVLIPPTLREYAGLEKKLMLVGQGKKLELWSEERWMSWLDNSDDEEGMPEEMASLSL, encoded by the coding sequence GTGTATTTAGGCAGCCATGCAATCAATATGGACGCCAAGGGGCGTCTGGCGATACCGGCGAAGGTCCGCGACCGCTTGCTGGAGGAGTGCGCCGGTAGCCTGGTGATCACAGCTCATACAGAGGAGCGTTGCCTGCTGGTCTATCCGGCGCCGCAGTGGCAGCAAATTTTGCCTAAAGTCGAGGCTCTTCCTAGCTTTAATAAGGTGGCGCGCCGGGCCCAGCGATTACTGATTGGTTATGCCTGTGAGCTGCAGGTGGATGGCAATGGCCGCGTTTTGATCCCTCCTACTCTGCGCGAATATGCGGGGCTGGAGAAAAAGCTGATGCTCGTGGGGCAGGGCAAGAAATTAGAACTTTGGAGCGAGGAGCGATGGATGTCCTGGCTCGATAATAGTGACGACGAGGAGGGAATGCCCGAGGAAATGGCTTCCCTTTCTTTATAA
- the ftsL gene encoding cell division protein FtsL, which produces MPIRSFLGIAVLWVGAIASALAVVYSTQRSRELTAELGRAQKTRDELRYEQERLLLERGAWSAYSRVEKVAREELKMRMPSPSEQILVPVE; this is translated from the coding sequence GTGCCTATACGGTCGTTTCTTGGCATTGCTGTGCTCTGGGTGGGTGCAATTGCCTCGGCGTTGGCAGTGGTGTATTCGACTCAGCGCAGCAGAGAATTGACCGCAGAGCTAGGCCGCGCACAAAAGACCCGCGATGAATTGCGTTATGAGCAGGAGCGCCTGCTGCTTGAGCGGGGGGCCTGGTCTGCCTATAGCCGTGTGGAGAAAGTGGCCCGGGAAGAATTAAAAATGCGCATGCCGAGCCCTTCAGAGCAGATCTTGGTGCCAGTGGAGTGA
- a CDS encoding peptidoglycan D,D-transpeptidase FtsI family protein, which produces MGAVKKKQVQPGIARWRFVLVAVLLCLLALALVSHLARLQVVPAAERGYRFLQDQGRARTIRTEEIAAYRGSIVDRNGELLAVSTPVHSLWANPKLLRESSPEQVKQLAKTLRLKSDKLTARLEKYRNKEFMYLRRHLTPEQAERVLSLDLPGVYSKKEYRRFYPAGEVVAQLLGFTNIDDRGQEGIELAYDNWLSGEPGAQQVVKDLKGRTVQELAIQREAQPGQELRLSIDMRLQYLAYRELKSAVAENGAASGFMVILDIHSGDVLAMANQPSFNPNNRKGVRAAAMRNRALIDQFEPGSTVKPLTVLAALETGRYKPHTQIDTSPGYIRVPGKTLVDPVNYGKLDLTSIITKSSQVGITKIALDLEPNTLRELFYRLGLGEAVGSGFPGETPGILPSRNRWHPIERANFAFGYGLTVNGVQLAQAYSVLANGGLKRPVSLILSEDKPGSEAQRVVEGPLVKDVSAMLETVVGRGTGRQAAVEGYRVAGKTGTVHKVGSGGYADNRYRSVFAGFIPADKPRLAAVVVIDDPSQAKYYGGEVAAPVFGAVMAGAMRLLQVPPELKEPAERQLAAQLTGRGSKS; this is translated from the coding sequence ATGGGCGCAGTAAAGAAAAAGCAAGTTCAACCGGGAATCGCTCGCTGGCGCTTTGTGCTGGTAGCGGTTCTGTTGTGCCTGCTCGCCCTGGCACTGGTCTCTCACTTAGCGCGTTTGCAGGTGGTTCCTGCAGCAGAGCGGGGATATCGCTTCCTGCAGGATCAGGGGCGCGCGCGCACCATCCGTACCGAGGAGATAGCCGCCTACCGGGGTTCTATTGTCGATCGCAACGGAGAGCTGTTAGCGGTTAGCACCCCGGTGCACAGCCTCTGGGCCAATCCCAAATTATTGCGCGAGAGCAGTCCCGAACAGGTAAAGCAACTGGCTAAGACGCTGAGGTTAAAGTCGGATAAGTTGACCGCGCGCCTGGAAAAATACCGCAATAAAGAATTTATGTATCTGCGTCGCCACCTGACCCCAGAGCAGGCGGAGCGGGTCTTGTCCCTCGATTTACCCGGTGTTTACAGCAAAAAGGAATACCGCCGCTTCTACCCCGCCGGCGAGGTGGTTGCGCAGTTATTGGGCTTTACCAATATCGACGATCGCGGTCAGGAGGGCATTGAGCTTGCTTACGATAACTGGTTGTCCGGAGAGCCAGGTGCGCAGCAGGTGGTTAAGGACCTGAAAGGTCGTACGGTGCAAGAGCTGGCTATTCAGAGAGAGGCTCAACCCGGTCAGGAGTTGCGCCTCTCGATTGATATGCGTCTGCAATACCTCGCCTATCGGGAATTAAAAAGTGCTGTGGCAGAAAATGGTGCCGCTTCCGGTTTTATGGTGATTTTGGATATCCACAGTGGCGATGTCCTCGCCATGGCTAACCAGCCCTCTTTTAACCCCAATAACCGCAAGGGAGTTAGGGCGGCGGCCATGCGCAATCGCGCCCTGATTGATCAGTTTGAGCCGGGCTCTACGGTAAAGCCTTTGACGGTATTGGCGGCGCTGGAGACAGGTCGCTACAAGCCCCATACCCAAATAGATACAAGCCCGGGTTATATCCGCGTGCCCGGTAAAACTTTGGTGGATCCGGTCAACTACGGCAAGTTGGATCTAACCAGCATTATCACCAAGTCGAGTCAGGTGGGTATTACAAAAATTGCCTTGGATTTGGAACCAAATACGCTTCGAGAACTCTTTTACCGCCTGGGTTTGGGGGAGGCGGTTGGCAGTGGTTTTCCTGGTGAGACGCCGGGAATCCTACCTAGCCGCAACCGCTGGCACCCAATCGAGCGGGCTAATTTTGCCTTCGGCTACGGTTTAACCGTGAATGGGGTGCAATTGGCCCAGGCCTACAGCGTGTTGGCTAACGGTGGGCTTAAACGTCCGGTTTCCCTGATTCTATCTGAGGATAAGCCCGGTTCTGAGGCGCAGCGGGTAGTCGAAGGGCCGCTTGTTAAGGATGTGAGCGCCATGCTGGAGACCGTAGTTGGCCGCGGCACTGGCCGTCAAGCCGCTGTAGAGGGTTACCGAGTGGCGGGCAAGACTGGCACTGTTCACAAGGTTGGTAGTGGTGGTTATGCCGATAATCGCTACCGCTCAGTATTTGCGGGGTTTATTCCCGCAGACAAGCCGCGCCTTGCCGCGGTTGTAGTAATAGACGATCCCAGCCAGGCGAAGTACTACGGCGGTGAAGTGGCAGCGCCGGTATTTGGCGCTGTGATGGCTGGGGCTATGCGCCTGCTGCAAGTGCCGCCAGAGCTTAAAGAGCCGGCGGAACGGCAGCTGGCCGCGCAGTTAACCGGAAGGGGTTCAAAGTCGTGA
- the rsmH gene encoding 16S rRNA (cytosine(1402)-N(4))-methyltransferase RsmH, protein MSQELHRSVLLREAVDALVTDTEGFYVDGTFGRGGHSAAILEQLGPKGQLLAVDKDPQAIDYAQQRFAAEPRFSIWHGSFADMDLAVGERAGSVNGILLDLGVSSPQLDQAERGFSFMQDGPLDMRMDTSRGISAAQWVNTEAEDEMVRVFKEYGEERFARRMAAAIVRRRTEKPFERTLDLAEVVKAANPAWEKGKHPATRVFQAIRIHVNGELNDLQSTLEKSLQLLAPGGRLVIISFHSLEDRMVKRFIREKERGPRLPRGLPVMDSEISKPLRSLGKAVKANTIEVDKNLRSRSAVMRVAEKQGGC, encoded by the coding sequence GTGTCTCAAGAATTGCATCGCAGTGTGTTGTTGCGCGAGGCCGTGGACGCTCTGGTGACTGACACCGAAGGTTTCTATGTGGATGGGACCTTTGGGCGCGGTGGACACAGCGCTGCGATCCTCGAACAGCTGGGCCCCAAGGGGCAATTGTTGGCTGTGGATAAAGACCCCCAGGCGATTGACTATGCACAGCAGCGTTTTGCTGCTGAGCCGCGCTTTTCAATTTGGCACGGCTCCTTTGCCGATATGGATCTCGCTGTTGGCGAGAGGGCGGGAAGTGTTAACGGAATCCTGTTGGACTTAGGGGTTTCATCGCCCCAGTTGGATCAGGCTGAGCGCGGCTTTAGCTTTATGCAGGACGGGCCGCTGGATATGCGTATGGATACTAGCCGGGGTATCAGCGCAGCGCAGTGGGTGAATACCGAGGCCGAGGATGAGATGGTCCGGGTGTTTAAAGAATATGGCGAGGAGCGTTTCGCGCGGCGAATGGCTGCAGCCATCGTTCGCCGTCGCACTGAAAAGCCCTTCGAGCGAACTTTGGATTTGGCTGAGGTAGTGAAGGCAGCCAATCCAGCTTGGGAAAAGGGTAAGCACCCGGCTACTCGAGTCTTCCAGGCTATTCGCATTCATGTGAATGGTGAGCTGAACGACCTGCAGAGTACGTTGGAGAAGTCTCTGCAGTTGCTCGCGCCGGGAGGCCGGTTGGTGATTATCAGCTTCCACTCTCTGGAAGATCGTATGGTTAAGCGCTTTATCCGGGAAAAGGAACGCGGGCCAAGATTGCCCCGCGGGCTTCCGGTGATGGATAGCGAGATCTCTAAACCCCTGCGTTCACTGGGCAAAGCGGTCAAGGCTAATACCATTGAGGTGGATAAAAACCTGCGCTCGCGCAGTGCGGTGATGCGGGTTGCCGAAAAGCAGGGTGGGTGCTGA
- a CDS encoding SIS domain-containing protein, translated as MEQRVVTLFHHSLEATMNAGEILAPLIAEASEMVVHTLLAESKVLLCGNGVSGALAQSFCSQLTGGFQRERPGLPAMALNSDGVSMGTVAQNHGSADTFAHPVRALGQPGDLLVIISSDGRDSNLVQAMRAARDRDMGILALTGGDGGDCAALLDTHDIELRVPSDVAAEVHQVHLLTIFCLCDLIDSSLFGGYED; from the coding sequence ATGGAACAGCGAGTCGTAACCCTTTTTCACCACAGCCTGGAAGCCACCATGAACGCCGGTGAGATACTGGCGCCCCTGATTGCGGAAGCCAGTGAGATGGTGGTGCACACACTGCTGGCAGAGAGCAAGGTGCTGCTCTGCGGCAATGGGGTCAGCGGCGCCCTGGCACAGAGTTTTTGCTCTCAACTTACCGGGGGGTTCCAGCGCGAGCGCCCAGGCCTGCCCGCCATGGCCCTTAACAGTGACGGCGTCTCCATGGGCACCGTTGCGCAAAATCACGGCAGCGCCGATACCTTTGCGCACCCAGTGCGCGCACTGGGACAACCCGGCGACCTTTTGGTAATTATCAGCAGTGATGGTCGCGACTCAAATCTCGTTCAAGCCATGCGCGCTGCACGGGATCGCGATATGGGCATACTGGCGCTGACCGGTGGCGACGGTGGCGATTGTGCAGCCCTGCTAGACACACACGATATTGAACTGCGCGTGCCTTCTGATGTCGCAGCAGAGGTACACCAGGTGCACCTTCTGACTATTTTTTGCCTGTGTGATCTAATCGACAGCAGCCTTTTTGGTGGCTACGAGGACTGA
- a CDS encoding UDP-N-acetylmuramoyl-L-alanyl-D-glutamate--2,6-diaminopimelate ligase produces the protein MTQREQSFISLQELVPGYASIPDVPVSGVALDSRKVKAGDAFMALRGSVVDGREYIDAAIEAGAAVVLADGDKLECKTHKDILVVTVPGLAKRVGEIAARFHDNPSGKMHLVGVTGTNGKTTCAYLTSQLLARHFGSAALIGTIGNGIWNHGVIELHETGLTTPDPVRLQEDFADFCRRGVGAAAMEVSSHALSQGRVHGLIFDTAIFTNLSRDHLDYHGNMAAYGAAKEKLFGLPKLKRGIINLDDPFGAQLAERCRLRGLRVMTYGLQAGDLHVTDLRRHEKGFSVQLSSPWGSGELNASLIGDFNIYNALAVIAAAASAGMPFEEILTVFPSIQGVPGRMERVQVEGVYEVGVLVDYAHTPDALRAALAAARPYCRGKLWCVFGCGGDRDTGKRASMGRIASEMADRAIVTSDNPRSEEPQKIIDDILEGAASNIEVEIDRAKAIGQAVAAAQPGDIVLIAGKGHENYQIIGSEKIHFCDREQAASALLRRMGKPLKVEGMKGEAQ, from the coding sequence GTGACTCAGCGCGAACAATCATTTATCTCCCTGCAGGAATTGGTGCCCGGATACGCGAGCATACCCGATGTACCTGTTAGTGGTGTAGCTCTGGATAGCCGCAAGGTGAAAGCTGGCGATGCTTTTATGGCGTTGCGCGGCTCTGTCGTGGATGGGCGGGAATATATTGATGCTGCAATAGAAGCTGGCGCTGCCGTAGTGTTGGCGGATGGGGACAAACTGGAATGTAAAACCCACAAGGATATCCTTGTGGTTACCGTACCCGGGCTTGCTAAGCGGGTGGGGGAAATAGCCGCGCGCTTCCACGATAATCCCAGCGGAAAAATGCATTTGGTGGGAGTGACCGGCACCAATGGTAAAACTACCTGTGCTTATCTCACCTCCCAGTTATTGGCTCGGCATTTTGGCAGCGCTGCCCTGATCGGTACCATTGGCAATGGCATATGGAATCACGGGGTGATTGAGCTGCATGAGACGGGGCTCACAACTCCTGATCCTGTGCGGCTACAGGAGGACTTTGCTGATTTTTGCCGACGCGGAGTAGGTGCTGCGGCGATGGAGGTTTCCTCCCATGCCCTGTCACAGGGCCGAGTACATGGTCTTATTTTTGATACCGCAATTTTTACCAATCTTTCCCGCGACCACCTGGATTATCACGGCAATATGGCAGCCTACGGGGCTGCCAAAGAGAAATTATTTGGCCTGCCAAAATTAAAGCGCGGCATTATAAATCTGGATGACCCTTTCGGCGCTCAACTGGCGGAGCGTTGCAGATTGCGCGGGTTGCGTGTAATGACCTATGGCCTGCAGGCGGGCGACCTGCATGTGACAGATTTACGTCGTCATGAAAAAGGCTTTTCTGTCCAGCTCAGCTCTCCCTGGGGGAGTGGTGAACTCAATGCATCGCTGATTGGCGATTTCAATATTTATAACGCACTTGCAGTTATCGCTGCTGCTGCTTCGGCGGGCATGCCGTTCGAGGAAATTCTCACGGTTTTTCCCTCTATTCAGGGGGTGCCCGGTCGTATGGAGCGGGTTCAAGTCGAAGGTGTCTATGAAGTGGGAGTGTTGGTCGATTACGCCCATACTCCAGATGCATTGCGAGCGGCGTTGGCCGCTGCACGCCCTTATTGCCGTGGGAAATTGTGGTGTGTATTTGGCTGTGGCGGTGATCGTGATACTGGCAAGCGCGCTTCAATGGGGCGTATAGCTTCGGAAATGGCCGATCGGGCCATTGTTACCAGCGACAATCCCCGCAGTGAAGAGCCGCAAAAAATTATCGACGATATCCTCGAAGGTGCTGCCAGTAATATTGAAGTAGAAATTGATCGGGCCAAGGCTATTGGCCAGGCAGTGGCTGCGGCACAGCCGGGAGATATAGTGCTGATCGCTGGTAAGGGCCATGAGAATTACCAGATTATCGGCAGCGAAAAAATTCATTTTTGCGATCGTGAGCAGGCAGCTTCTGCGTTGCTTCGGCGTATGGGTAAGCCCCTCAAGGTTGAAGGGATGAAGGGGGAAGCCCAGTGA